The proteins below come from a single Ptychodera flava strain L36383 chromosome 6, AS_Pfla_20210202, whole genome shotgun sequence genomic window:
- the LOC139134863 gene encoding methyl-CpG-binding domain protein 4-like isoform X1 encodes MAEKHERTGVSVGRCITVNPAFYSSPNIFCRITPLTMPIAEPSDAKTSSTSPRTGSAVSNTTSKFIKSMPLGAGKLSLFPISPKLLKKPVPDSKPVPDSKPVPDSKSAPDSLRTDVCVAPKTKVQRQDSRCYLAGILGDHAYAKTMDYSEKPCKPRKEKKHSNGDKSKKDSHAAAKIKKRGSNQEHKELKDKTAENVKKEDKIDISVKKKRKDKTILDKEKSKKKHKSKKESKDGDEKGKKKRKKKKDKDGKLERECSKKEKEKMAKGSGNEGTEKKQSKKKQKEKTASTQSNGSVHVDDEQRVTNEDSPSKESIVSSVDDSPMFEDKTLPDGWKRKVIQRQSGRSAGKYDVYILSPEGKKFRSKVELAGYFLKVGSDLQANDFDFTIRGKGSSPVKAARTPIKKLKKETADGVGKVKCKKDKKASKSETKYTPYKPGQKLVVKMNFTTPKERRKRALEKSTLCDKVDNKCDEPSPKKQRTGTSDTHCSLSADKTFNTSSGKDSASAGQREPKSPGTYTSITNFDTKEKLPLRLKSPKSPSSAKSPIKSPKSPPPSTKIPRSPSAKSPKSPGVKSPRSPGSTSPRSLNIKLPRSPGAKSPKSPQPGARSPRSPPPSAKSPLSPQPGARSPRSPPPSAKSPLSPQPGARSPRSPPSDVKSPKSPMSSSKSPKSPTASAKSSSNCWKSPSKRHGIFDSDLLFQPDPPKLKKMKVSLQQTSGKEDTAGKADEETRKVSRKRKECVQSLYFEDKALLPPLKKKSFERWIPPKSPFKLVQESLFHDPWKLLVATIFLNRTTGKAAIPLLWRFFEKWPTAKATVKADSAKIAALLQPLGLYEKRSKMLIRFSEEYLEKDWVYPIELHGIGKYGNDSYRIFCVNEWKQVKPDDHMLNKYHDWLWQNYRQLGLQ; translated from the exons GTGTATAACAGTCAATCCTGCATTCTACTCATCGCCAAACATATTTTGTCGGATAACACCGCTAACCATGCCGATCGCCGAACCTTCAGATGCAAAAACTTCATCAACATCACCAAGGACAGGTTCTGCAGTCTCCAACACAACTTCCAAGTTCATCAAGTCAATGCCCCTTGGTGCCGGCAAACTGTCCCTGTTTCCGATCAGCCCAAAGCTGTTGAAGAAACCTGTGCCGGATAGCAAACCAGTACCGGATAGCAAACCGGTACCAGATAGCAAATCAGCACCGGATAGTTTACGGACGGACGTTTGTGTTGCACCAAAGACCAAAGTGCAAAGACAGGACAGTCGGTGTTATCTGGCGGGCATTCTGGGGGATCATGCTTACGCCAAGACTATGGACTATTCTGAGAAACCTTGCAAGCCAAGGAAAGAAAAGAAACACAGCAACGGTGATAAGTCAAAGAAAGACAGCCATGCAGCGGCAAAGATAAAAAAACGTGGTAGTAATCAAGAACACAAAGAACTAAAGGACAAAACAGCTGAGAATGTCAAGAAAGAGGACAAGATTGATATATCTGTGAAAAAGAAGAGGAAAGACAAGACTATCCTTGATAAGGAAAAATCAAAGAAGAAACATAAATCAAAGAAGGAGTCAAAGGATGGTGATGAAAAGGgcaagaaaaaaaggaaaaagaaaaaagacaagGATGGAAAATTAGAAAGGGAATGTTccaagaaagaaaaagaaaaaatggcaaaaggTAGTGGAAATGAAGGTACAGAGAAGAAACAATCCAAGAAAAAGCAAAAGGAAAAGACTGCATCTACACAGAGCAACGGAAGTGTGCATGTGGATGATGAACAGAGAGTGACAAATGAGGACAGTCCCAGTAAAGAGAGCATTGTTAGTAGTGTAGATGACTCACCAATGTTTGAGGACAAGACACTGCCAGACGGATGGAAACGGAAAGTTATACAGAGACAATCTGGAAGATCAGCTGGGAAATACGATGTCTACATACTGAG TCCGGAGGGCAAGAAATTCCGATCCAAAGTAGAACTGGCTGGCTATTTTCTCAAAGTGGGTTCAGATCTACAGGCGAATGACTTTGACTTTACCATACGGGGTAAGGGCAGCTCCCCTGTGAAAGCTGCAAGGACTCCCATAAAGAAACTGAAGAAAGAAACTGCAGACGGCGTCGGCAAGGTCAAATGTAAAAAGGATAAAAAAGCGAGCAAATCAGAAACCAAGTACACACCCTACAAACCAGGACAGAAGCTTGttgtaaaaatgaattttacaacGCCAAAAGAGCGGAGGAAAAGAGCGCTGGAGAAATCGACACTTTGTGATAAAGTGGACAATAAATGTGATGAACCTAGCCCTAAGAAACAAAGGACAGGTACAAGTGACACGCACTGCAGTCTTAGTGCGGACAAAACTTTTAATACAAGCAGTGGAAAGGACAGTGCCAGTGCTGGACAAAGAGAACCCAAATCACCGGGAACGTACACATCAATAACAAACTTTGATACAAAAGAAAAACTCCCACTCAGACTGAAGTCGCCCAAATCGCCATCAAGTGCCAAGTCACCCATCAAGTCGCCCAAATCCCCACCGCCCAGTACAAAGATACCCAGGTCACCCAGTGCCAAGTCACCCAAATCACCGGGAGTCAAGTCTCCCAGATCACCGGGCTCGACATCACCCAGGTCACTTAATATCAAGTTACCCAGATCACCTGGTGCAAAGTCGCCCAAATCACCGCAACCAGGTGCCAGGTCACCCCGATCACCACCACCCAGTGCAAAGTCACCCTTATCACCACAACCAGGTGCCAGGTCACCCAGATCACCACCACCTAGTGCAAAGTCACCCTTATCACCACAACCAGGTGCCAGGTCACCCAGATCACCCCCATCCGATGTAAAGTCACCGAAATCACCAATGTCAAGTTCAAAGTCCCCCAAATCACCTACAGCCAGTGCAAAGTCATCAAGTAATTGTTGGAAATCACCGAGCAAGAGACATGGAATCTTTGATAGTGACTTACTTTTCCAACCAGACCCcccaaaattgaaaaagatgaaaGTCTCTCTTCAACAGACAAGTGGAAAAGAGGACACAGCAGGCAAag CAGATGAAGAGACCAGGAAAGTATCAAGAAAACGAAAGGAATGTGTTCAAAGCCTGTACTTTGAAGACAAAGCATTGCTGCCGCCATTGAAGAAGAAATCTTTCGAGAGATGGATTCCTCCGAAGTCACCGTTCAAGCTAGTCCAGGAAAGTCTGTTCCATGATCCATGGAAACTCCTTGTTGCAACCATATTTCTCAACAGAACCACCG GCAAAGCAGCCATTCCTCTCCTGTGGAGGTTCTTTGAGAAGTGGCCGACAGCAAAGGCCACTGTGAAAGCCGACAGCGCCAAAATAGCTGCCTTGCTGCAACCTCTGGGACTCTATGAGAAGAGATCTAAGATGTTGATTAGATTTTCTG AAGAGTATCTTGAGAAAGACTGGGTTTATCCAATAGAGTTACATGGCATCGGCAAATACGGCAATGATTCCTATAGGATATTCTGTGTGAATGAATGGAAACAG GTGAAACCTGATGATCACATGTTGAACAAGTACCATGATTGGTTGTGGCAGAATTACCGACAGCTGGGACTACAGTGA
- the LOC139134863 gene encoding methyl-CpG-binding domain protein 4-like isoform X2, whose product MAEKHERTGVSVGRCITVNPAFYSSPNIFCRITPLTMPIAEPSDAKTSSTSPRTGSAVSNTTSKFIKSMPLGAGKLSLFPISPKLLKKPVPDSKPVPDSKPVPDSKSAPDSLRTDVCVAPKTKVQRQDSRCYLAGILGDHAYAKTMDYSEKPCKPRKEKKHSNGDKSKKDSHAAAKIKKRGSNQEHKELKDKTAENVKKEDKIDISVKKKRKDKTILDKEKSKKKHKSKKESKDGDEKGKKKRKKKKDKDGKLERECSKKEKEKMAKGSGNEGTEKKQSKKKQKEKTASTQSNGSVHVDDEQRVTNEDSPSKESIVSSVDDSPMFEDKTLPDGWKRKVIQRQSGRSAGKYDVYILSPEGKKFRSKVELAGYFLKVGSDLQANDFDFTIRGKGSSPVKAARTPIKKLKKETADGVGKVKCKKDKKASKSETKYTPYKPGQKLVVKMNFTTPKERRKRALEKSTLCDKVDNKCDEPSPKKQRTGTSDTHCSLSADKTFNTSSGKDSASAGQREPKSPGTYTSITNFDTKEKLPLRLKSPKSPSSAKSPIKSPKSPPPSTKIPRSPSAKSPKSPGVKSPRSPGSTSPRSLNIKLPRSPGAKSPKSPQPGARSPRSPPPSAKSPLSPQPGARSPRSPPPSAKSPLSPQPGARSPRSPPSDVKSPKSPMSSSKSPKSPTASAKSSSNCWKSPSKRHGIFDSDLLFQPDPPKLKKMKVSLQQTSGKEDTAGKDEETRKVSRKRKECVQSLYFEDKALLPPLKKKSFERWIPPKSPFKLVQESLFHDPWKLLVATIFLNRTTGKAAIPLLWRFFEKWPTAKATVKADSAKIAALLQPLGLYEKRSKMLIRFSEEYLEKDWVYPIELHGIGKYGNDSYRIFCVNEWKQVKPDDHMLNKYHDWLWQNYRQLGLQ is encoded by the exons GTGTATAACAGTCAATCCTGCATTCTACTCATCGCCAAACATATTTTGTCGGATAACACCGCTAACCATGCCGATCGCCGAACCTTCAGATGCAAAAACTTCATCAACATCACCAAGGACAGGTTCTGCAGTCTCCAACACAACTTCCAAGTTCATCAAGTCAATGCCCCTTGGTGCCGGCAAACTGTCCCTGTTTCCGATCAGCCCAAAGCTGTTGAAGAAACCTGTGCCGGATAGCAAACCAGTACCGGATAGCAAACCGGTACCAGATAGCAAATCAGCACCGGATAGTTTACGGACGGACGTTTGTGTTGCACCAAAGACCAAAGTGCAAAGACAGGACAGTCGGTGTTATCTGGCGGGCATTCTGGGGGATCATGCTTACGCCAAGACTATGGACTATTCTGAGAAACCTTGCAAGCCAAGGAAAGAAAAGAAACACAGCAACGGTGATAAGTCAAAGAAAGACAGCCATGCAGCGGCAAAGATAAAAAAACGTGGTAGTAATCAAGAACACAAAGAACTAAAGGACAAAACAGCTGAGAATGTCAAGAAAGAGGACAAGATTGATATATCTGTGAAAAAGAAGAGGAAAGACAAGACTATCCTTGATAAGGAAAAATCAAAGAAGAAACATAAATCAAAGAAGGAGTCAAAGGATGGTGATGAAAAGGgcaagaaaaaaaggaaaaagaaaaaagacaagGATGGAAAATTAGAAAGGGAATGTTccaagaaagaaaaagaaaaaatggcaaaaggTAGTGGAAATGAAGGTACAGAGAAGAAACAATCCAAGAAAAAGCAAAAGGAAAAGACTGCATCTACACAGAGCAACGGAAGTGTGCATGTGGATGATGAACAGAGAGTGACAAATGAGGACAGTCCCAGTAAAGAGAGCATTGTTAGTAGTGTAGATGACTCACCAATGTTTGAGGACAAGACACTGCCAGACGGATGGAAACGGAAAGTTATACAGAGACAATCTGGAAGATCAGCTGGGAAATACGATGTCTACATACTGAG TCCGGAGGGCAAGAAATTCCGATCCAAAGTAGAACTGGCTGGCTATTTTCTCAAAGTGGGTTCAGATCTACAGGCGAATGACTTTGACTTTACCATACGGGGTAAGGGCAGCTCCCCTGTGAAAGCTGCAAGGACTCCCATAAAGAAACTGAAGAAAGAAACTGCAGACGGCGTCGGCAAGGTCAAATGTAAAAAGGATAAAAAAGCGAGCAAATCAGAAACCAAGTACACACCCTACAAACCAGGACAGAAGCTTGttgtaaaaatgaattttacaacGCCAAAAGAGCGGAGGAAAAGAGCGCTGGAGAAATCGACACTTTGTGATAAAGTGGACAATAAATGTGATGAACCTAGCCCTAAGAAACAAAGGACAGGTACAAGTGACACGCACTGCAGTCTTAGTGCGGACAAAACTTTTAATACAAGCAGTGGAAAGGACAGTGCCAGTGCTGGACAAAGAGAACCCAAATCACCGGGAACGTACACATCAATAACAAACTTTGATACAAAAGAAAAACTCCCACTCAGACTGAAGTCGCCCAAATCGCCATCAAGTGCCAAGTCACCCATCAAGTCGCCCAAATCCCCACCGCCCAGTACAAAGATACCCAGGTCACCCAGTGCCAAGTCACCCAAATCACCGGGAGTCAAGTCTCCCAGATCACCGGGCTCGACATCACCCAGGTCACTTAATATCAAGTTACCCAGATCACCTGGTGCAAAGTCGCCCAAATCACCGCAACCAGGTGCCAGGTCACCCCGATCACCACCACCCAGTGCAAAGTCACCCTTATCACCACAACCAGGTGCCAGGTCACCCAGATCACCACCACCTAGTGCAAAGTCACCCTTATCACCACAACCAGGTGCCAGGTCACCCAGATCACCCCCATCCGATGTAAAGTCACCGAAATCACCAATGTCAAGTTCAAAGTCCCCCAAATCACCTACAGCCAGTGCAAAGTCATCAAGTAATTGTTGGAAATCACCGAGCAAGAGACATGGAATCTTTGATAGTGACTTACTTTTCCAACCAGACCCcccaaaattgaaaaagatgaaaGTCTCTCTTCAACAGACAAGTGGAAAAGAGGACACAGCAGGCAAag ATGAAGAGACCAGGAAAGTATCAAGAAAACGAAAGGAATGTGTTCAAAGCCTGTACTTTGAAGACAAAGCATTGCTGCCGCCATTGAAGAAGAAATCTTTCGAGAGATGGATTCCTCCGAAGTCACCGTTCAAGCTAGTCCAGGAAAGTCTGTTCCATGATCCATGGAAACTCCTTGTTGCAACCATATTTCTCAACAGAACCACCG GCAAAGCAGCCATTCCTCTCCTGTGGAGGTTCTTTGAGAAGTGGCCGACAGCAAAGGCCACTGTGAAAGCCGACAGCGCCAAAATAGCTGCCTTGCTGCAACCTCTGGGACTCTATGAGAAGAGATCTAAGATGTTGATTAGATTTTCTG AAGAGTATCTTGAGAAAGACTGGGTTTATCCAATAGAGTTACATGGCATCGGCAAATACGGCAATGATTCCTATAGGATATTCTGTGTGAATGAATGGAAACAG GTGAAACCTGATGATCACATGTTGAACAAGTACCATGATTGGTTGTGGCAGAATTACCGACAGCTGGGACTACAGTGA
- the LOC139134863 gene encoding methyl-CpG-binding domain protein 4-like isoform X3: MPIAEPSDAKTSSTSPRTGSAVSNTTSKFIKSMPLGAGKLSLFPISPKLLKKPVPDSKPVPDSKPVPDSKSAPDSLRTDVCVAPKTKVQRQDSRCYLAGILGDHAYAKTMDYSEKPCKPRKEKKHSNGDKSKKDSHAAAKIKKRGSNQEHKELKDKTAENVKKEDKIDISVKKKRKDKTILDKEKSKKKHKSKKESKDGDEKGKKKRKKKKDKDGKLERECSKKEKEKMAKGSGNEGTEKKQSKKKQKEKTASTQSNGSVHVDDEQRVTNEDSPSKESIVSSVDDSPMFEDKTLPDGWKRKVIQRQSGRSAGKYDVYILSPEGKKFRSKVELAGYFLKVGSDLQANDFDFTIRGKGSSPVKAARTPIKKLKKETADGVGKVKCKKDKKASKSETKYTPYKPGQKLVVKMNFTTPKERRKRALEKSTLCDKVDNKCDEPSPKKQRTGTSDTHCSLSADKTFNTSSGKDSASAGQREPKSPGTYTSITNFDTKEKLPLRLKSPKSPSSAKSPIKSPKSPPPSTKIPRSPSAKSPKSPGVKSPRSPGSTSPRSLNIKLPRSPGAKSPKSPQPGARSPRSPPPSAKSPLSPQPGARSPRSPPPSAKSPLSPQPGARSPRSPPSDVKSPKSPMSSSKSPKSPTASAKSSSNCWKSPSKRHGIFDSDLLFQPDPPKLKKMKVSLQQTSGKEDTAGKADEETRKVSRKRKECVQSLYFEDKALLPPLKKKSFERWIPPKSPFKLVQESLFHDPWKLLVATIFLNRTTGKAAIPLLWRFFEKWPTAKATVKADSAKIAALLQPLGLYEKRSKMLIRFSEEYLEKDWVYPIELHGIGKYGNDSYRIFCVNEWKQVKPDDHMLNKYHDWLWQNYRQLGLQ, translated from the exons ATGCCGATCGCCGAACCTTCAGATGCAAAAACTTCATCAACATCACCAAGGACAGGTTCTGCAGTCTCCAACACAACTTCCAAGTTCATCAAGTCAATGCCCCTTGGTGCCGGCAAACTGTCCCTGTTTCCGATCAGCCCAAAGCTGTTGAAGAAACCTGTGCCGGATAGCAAACCAGTACCGGATAGCAAACCGGTACCAGATAGCAAATCAGCACCGGATAGTTTACGGACGGACGTTTGTGTTGCACCAAAGACCAAAGTGCAAAGACAGGACAGTCGGTGTTATCTGGCGGGCATTCTGGGGGATCATGCTTACGCCAAGACTATGGACTATTCTGAGAAACCTTGCAAGCCAAGGAAAGAAAAGAAACACAGCAACGGTGATAAGTCAAAGAAAGACAGCCATGCAGCGGCAAAGATAAAAAAACGTGGTAGTAATCAAGAACACAAAGAACTAAAGGACAAAACAGCTGAGAATGTCAAGAAAGAGGACAAGATTGATATATCTGTGAAAAAGAAGAGGAAAGACAAGACTATCCTTGATAAGGAAAAATCAAAGAAGAAACATAAATCAAAGAAGGAGTCAAAGGATGGTGATGAAAAGGgcaagaaaaaaaggaaaaagaaaaaagacaagGATGGAAAATTAGAAAGGGAATGTTccaagaaagaaaaagaaaaaatggcaaaaggTAGTGGAAATGAAGGTACAGAGAAGAAACAATCCAAGAAAAAGCAAAAGGAAAAGACTGCATCTACACAGAGCAACGGAAGTGTGCATGTGGATGATGAACAGAGAGTGACAAATGAGGACAGTCCCAGTAAAGAGAGCATTGTTAGTAGTGTAGATGACTCACCAATGTTTGAGGACAAGACACTGCCAGACGGATGGAAACGGAAAGTTATACAGAGACAATCTGGAAGATCAGCTGGGAAATACGATGTCTACATACTGAG TCCGGAGGGCAAGAAATTCCGATCCAAAGTAGAACTGGCTGGCTATTTTCTCAAAGTGGGTTCAGATCTACAGGCGAATGACTTTGACTTTACCATACGGGGTAAGGGCAGCTCCCCTGTGAAAGCTGCAAGGACTCCCATAAAGAAACTGAAGAAAGAAACTGCAGACGGCGTCGGCAAGGTCAAATGTAAAAAGGATAAAAAAGCGAGCAAATCAGAAACCAAGTACACACCCTACAAACCAGGACAGAAGCTTGttgtaaaaatgaattttacaacGCCAAAAGAGCGGAGGAAAAGAGCGCTGGAGAAATCGACACTTTGTGATAAAGTGGACAATAAATGTGATGAACCTAGCCCTAAGAAACAAAGGACAGGTACAAGTGACACGCACTGCAGTCTTAGTGCGGACAAAACTTTTAATACAAGCAGTGGAAAGGACAGTGCCAGTGCTGGACAAAGAGAACCCAAATCACCGGGAACGTACACATCAATAACAAACTTTGATACAAAAGAAAAACTCCCACTCAGACTGAAGTCGCCCAAATCGCCATCAAGTGCCAAGTCACCCATCAAGTCGCCCAAATCCCCACCGCCCAGTACAAAGATACCCAGGTCACCCAGTGCCAAGTCACCCAAATCACCGGGAGTCAAGTCTCCCAGATCACCGGGCTCGACATCACCCAGGTCACTTAATATCAAGTTACCCAGATCACCTGGTGCAAAGTCGCCCAAATCACCGCAACCAGGTGCCAGGTCACCCCGATCACCACCACCCAGTGCAAAGTCACCCTTATCACCACAACCAGGTGCCAGGTCACCCAGATCACCACCACCTAGTGCAAAGTCACCCTTATCACCACAACCAGGTGCCAGGTCACCCAGATCACCCCCATCCGATGTAAAGTCACCGAAATCACCAATGTCAAGTTCAAAGTCCCCCAAATCACCTACAGCCAGTGCAAAGTCATCAAGTAATTGTTGGAAATCACCGAGCAAGAGACATGGAATCTTTGATAGTGACTTACTTTTCCAACCAGACCCcccaaaattgaaaaagatgaaaGTCTCTCTTCAACAGACAAGTGGAAAAGAGGACACAGCAGGCAAag CAGATGAAGAGACCAGGAAAGTATCAAGAAAACGAAAGGAATGTGTTCAAAGCCTGTACTTTGAAGACAAAGCATTGCTGCCGCCATTGAAGAAGAAATCTTTCGAGAGATGGATTCCTCCGAAGTCACCGTTCAAGCTAGTCCAGGAAAGTCTGTTCCATGATCCATGGAAACTCCTTGTTGCAACCATATTTCTCAACAGAACCACCG GCAAAGCAGCCATTCCTCTCCTGTGGAGGTTCTTTGAGAAGTGGCCGACAGCAAAGGCCACTGTGAAAGCCGACAGCGCCAAAATAGCTGCCTTGCTGCAACCTCTGGGACTCTATGAGAAGAGATCTAAGATGTTGATTAGATTTTCTG AAGAGTATCTTGAGAAAGACTGGGTTTATCCAATAGAGTTACATGGCATCGGCAAATACGGCAATGATTCCTATAGGATATTCTGTGTGAATGAATGGAAACAG GTGAAACCTGATGATCACATGTTGAACAAGTACCATGATTGGTTGTGGCAGAATTACCGACAGCTGGGACTACAGTGA
- the LOC139134864 gene encoding uncharacterized protein: MKGTPSKETAMYRHKTIKEPSSRATQDKRNRAKDRFAMKMQARNLLQRAPGVGIMLPGKVRKFRKFENQYKITDTYDTKLRMELLLQTTSAPNTGRHELPPLEKVTRPTTTSPSPPFRHSLGETSHNSEEPAPAQNSEEPLQSTEEPSQITEEPSQPAMLEATEKKKRSDQLSMQNLIDKIILRRQVMDRYMDDRYKLYRGEKSDLERTPMVIRSYEPPKGPFAIYQGGRSRKLVFITQQKGKYRSGHPSSIVVIDNHRQSAILEQDEDALHRQQQQNHWKNRTEELGVKTWRPEMQRAYRDSMNANPEDRHIRNFRLERQLGMKMEMQGQYNEVHFSSQAKVLPPIKIPCQPVYPDKESANFKTAPPIFTDKPVLQREGHINSQFNEALSKQRHEDKNTDELDTAASQSLCDQLVQEYEARYRDSSDASVSNNRLLHEEDKKSQDNHIQGAPDAPSQVDNKDGAAKSGESFHSSSRASHPSRKDDDDEIKLEVKGEEITRRRTLSNKSDSKKQNSPVDGNHDDSQKMEKKSDVATYDVRMPVLTLVPKTAPQVPTNTPDVSDAGSEVAANDNDNDDDDGGVDDVGSATELHTDVIETPKVTDDQIALNETRVSDAGQQTEDTSDNVTGGDVTSIDGKDERGESTGEEASITGTDVAGT, from the exons ATGAAAGGAACCCCTTCTAAAGAAACTGCCATGTACCGACACAAGACGATCAAAGAACCCAGCAGTCGGGCGACTCAAGACAAG AGAAACCGTGCAAAGGATAGGTTCGCAATGAAGATGCAGGCaagaaatctattacaaagggCACCTGGCGTAG GTATAATGTTACCGGGCAAAGTACGTAAATTcaggaaatttgaaaatcaatacAAGATAACAGACACGTACGATACAAAACTAAGAATGGA ACTGTTACTACAAACAACGTCGGCACCAAACACGGGCAGACACGAGCTACCACCCCTCGAAAAAGTTACCAGGCCGACCACAACATCGCCATCTCCCCCTTTTCGACACTCGTTGGGAGAAACATCGCACAATTCGGAGGAGCCTGCGCCTGCGCAGAATTCGGAGGAGCCGCTGCAAAGTACGGAGGAGCCGTCGCAAATCACCGAGGAGCCATCACAGCCTGCCATGCTGGAAGCGACCGAGAAGAAGAAACGCTCTGATCAATTGTCCATGCAGAATCTGATCGATAAGATCATCTTGAGGCGACAAGTCATGGATAGATATATGGACGATCGATATAAACTGTATCGAGGGGAGAAGTCAGATCTGGAAAGGACGCCAATGGTAATCAG GAGTTATGAACCACCAAAGGGGCCTTTTGCCATATATCAAGGTGGAAGATCTAG GAAATTGGTGTTCATCACCCAACAGAAAGGCAAATACAGGAGCGGGCATCCATCGAGTATAGTGGTCATCGACAACCATAGACAATCTGCCATCTTGGAGCAAGACGAAGACGCCTTGCACAGACAGCAACAACAAAACCACTGGAAGAACAGGACGGAAGAGCTGGGAGTGAAGACGTGGCGTCCCGAGATGCAGCGCGCCTATCGGGACAGCATGAATGCGAACCCTGAAGACAGACACATTAGGAATTTCAGACTTGAGAGACAGCTCGGGATGAAGATGGAAATGCAGGGACAGTATAATGAAGTGCATTTTTCGAGCCAAGCCAAAGTATTGCCGCCGATAAAAATACCTTGCCAACCCGTGTATCCAGATAAGGAAAGTGCTAATTTCAAAACAGCGCCCCCTATATTTACTGACAAGCCCGTTCTGCAAAGAGAAGGTCACATAAACAGCCAATTCAATGAGGCTTTGAGCAAGCAACGACATGAGGACAAAAATACTGATGAACTTGACACCGCAGCGTCGCAGAGTTTATGTGATCAACTTGTTCAAGAATATGAAGCTAGGTACAGAGACAGTTCCGATGCAAGTGTTTCAAACAATCGTCTGCTTCATGAAGAAGACAAAAAATCGCAGGATAATCACATTCAAGGTGCTCCGGACGCACCCAGTCAGGTAGACAATAAAGACGGCGCCGCAAAGTCTGGAGAAAGTTTTCATTCAAGTAGTCGGGCCAGTCATCCGAGTCGTAAAGATGACGATGATGAAATCAAGctggaggtcaaaggtgaagAAATCACCAGGCGGAGGACGCTTAGCAACAAGAGTGATAGCAAGAAACAAAACTCTCCAGTAGATGGTAACCATGACGACAGCCAAAAGATGGAAAAGAAGAGCGACGTGGCGACGTATGATGTGCGCATGCCGGTCTTAACATTGGTGCCAAAGACGGCGCCCCAAGTGCCGACCAATACGCCAGATGTCAGCGATGCCGGTAGCGAAGTTGCGgcaaatgataatgataatgatgatgatgatggtggtgttGATGACGTCGGCAGCGCCACTGAGCTACATACTGACGTCATCGAAACTCCTAAAGTCACGGACGATCAAATCGCGCTGAATGAAACAAGAGTCAGTGACGCTGGGCAACAGACAGAAGACACAAGTGACAACGTGACTGGTGGCGATGTTACAAGTATTGACGGCAAAGATGAACGTGGGGAGAGTACAGGGGAAGAGGCTAGCATTACGGGAACTGATGTAGCTGGAACATGA